The following coding sequences lie in one Polypterus senegalus isolate Bchr_013 unplaced genomic scaffold, ASM1683550v1 scaffold_7582, whole genome shotgun sequence genomic window:
- the LOC120519279 gene encoding zona pellucida sperm-binding protein 3-like, whose protein sequence is MVLKIMDATFSKLHLKLNIIWAKEIHFQAVSYPNSTRQWLFLHSCYATPNPNPNSRPQYTVIDNYGCMVDSKQESCSSRFERPRMANVVSFTVSAFQFNDHKQVYFHCKMFTKKSQDVTNTAKFCTYNKKLARWQELGGHDRVCECCDFVCGPSEYEE, encoded by the exons ATGGTTTTGAAGATAATGGATG CTACCTTTTCTAAGCTACATCTGAAGCTAAATATCATTTGGGCCAAAGAAATCCACTTTCAGGCAGTTAGTTACCCCAACAGTACCAGACAATGGCTCTTCCTTCACTCCTGCTATGCAACTCCAAATCCAAATCCCAATTCCAGACCACAATACACTGTAATTGACAACTATGG GTGTATGGTGGATAGTAAACAGGAAAGCTGCTCCTCCAGATTTGAGAGGCCAAGGATGGCTAATGTCGTCTCCTTTACAGTATCTGCTTTCCAGTTTAATGACCACAAGCAG GTTTACTTTCACTGCAAGATGTTTACAAAGAAAAGCCAAGATGTGACCAACACTGCCAAGTTCTGCACTTACAACAAAAAACTGGCAAG GTGGCAAGAGCTTGGTGGTCATGACAGAGTATGTGAATGCTGTGACTTCGTCTGTGGCCCTTCAGAATATGAAGAAG